From a single Pseudophryne corroboree isolate aPseCor3 chromosome 6, aPseCor3.hap2, whole genome shotgun sequence genomic region:
- the AVPR1A gene encoding vasopressin V1a receptor: MRLYGDGDSGKEMSLGNESYRTAPSQFPSIQPNTSLPSANASELLYRDEELAKVEVAVLAVILVAAVLGNCSVLLGLYKSKKKMSRMHLFIKHLSLADLVVAFFQVLPQLCWKVTYRFYGPDSLCRIVKHLQVFGMFASSYMLVVMTADRYIAICHPLKTLQQPTKRSYLMIGGAWTLSLLLSTPQYGIFSLRELGHGVYDCWGDFISPVALKAYVTWITVSIFVVPVVILLTCYGFICYNIWRNIKCKTKNEEADSKKTYGLLSTSVSSVRTISRAKVRTVKMTFVIVSAYIICWTPFFTIQMWSVYAKDVNWIDNEDTVITVTALLGSLNSCCNPWIYMFFSGHLLQDFIYSFLCCSKFKRTSNKEDSDSSSRRQTSFTRIQTKSPSNSIDNWKESPRSTNSIKFLPIQT; the protein is encoded by the exons ATGCGCCTCTACGGGGACGGAGACTCCGGGAAAGAAATGAGTTTGGGGAATGAGAGCTACAGGACAGCCCCCTCCCAGTTCCCCTCCATCCAGCCTAATACCAGCCTGCCCTCTGCCAACGCCTCGGAGCTGCTGTACCGGGACGAGGAGCTGGCTAAGGTGGAGGTGGCCGTGCTAGCCGTCATATTAGTGGCCGCGGTGTTGGGGAACTGCAGCGTCCTGCTGGGGCTCTACAAGTCCAAGAAGAAGATGTCTCGGATGCACCTATTCATAAAGCACCTGAGCCTGGCGGACCTGGTGGTGGCATTCTTCCAGGTGCTGCCCCAGCTGTGCTGGAAGGTCACTTACCGTTTCTATGGGCCGGACTCACTGTGCCGCATTGTGAAGCACCTGCAGGTGTTCGGCATGTTCGCTTCGTCCTACATGCTGGTGGTGATGACCGCCGACCGTTACATCGCTATTTGCCATCCGCTGAAGACACTCCAGCAGCCCACGAAGAGGTCCTACCTGATGATCGGCGGCGCCTGGACCCTTAGCCTGCTGCTCAGCACCCCCCAGTATGGCATCTTCTCGCTGCGAGAGCTGGGGCACGGGGTCTACGACTGCTGGGGCGACTTCATCTCACCGGTGGCGCTAAAAGCCTATGTAACATGGATCACTGTCAGCATCTTCGTGGTGCCCGTGGTCATCCTGCTGACCTGCTATGGATTCATCTGCTACAATATCTGGAGAAACATAAAGTGCAAGACCAAGAATGAGGAGGCGGACAGCAAGAAGACCTACGGGCTGCTCTCCACCTCTGTGAGCAGCGTGAGGACCATCTCCAGGGCTAAGGTCAGGACAGTGAAAATGACTTTCGTGATCGTGTCAGCCTACATCATCTGCTGGACGCCATTCTTCACCATCCAGATGTGGTCGGTCTATGCAAAAGACGTCAACTGGATTG ACAATGAAGACACTGTGATTACCGTGACTGCCCTGTTAGGGAGCCTGAACAGTTGCTGCAACCCTTGGATATACATGTTTTTCAGTGGACACCTACTGCAAGATTTCATCTACAGTTTTCTGTGCTGCAGTAAATTCAAGCGAACATCAAACAAAGAAGATTCTGATAGCAGCTCCAGGAGACAAACCTCATTCACCAGGATCCAGACAAAAAGTCCATCCAACAGCATCGACAACTGGAAGGAGTCCCCAAGATCTACAAACTCCATCAAATTCCTGCCAATACAAACCTGA